The Bacteroides sp. sequence ATTTGTACGCTCCCCGATGTTGATAAAGTTTGAGTCGGGCCTGATCTCCAAATGCTCCAGGCCGCTCAGGCGGGTGAGGGATGATGGTTCCGGGATATTCCTTGGCGGGTATTTTTCGGCCAATTCAGCAATGAGGCGTACATGTTCTGGGGTAGTCCCGCAGCAACCTCCCACGATGTTTACCAGCCCTTCCTTCAGGAAGTCCTCGATGATGGCGGCCATCTGTGGGGCAGTCTGCTCATATTGCCCGAACTGGTTGGGAAGTCCTGCATTCGGATGAGCGCTAACCGCGAAAGAGGAATGCTTGCTGAGGACTTCCATGAAAGGCCTGAGCTGTTCAGCTCCCATGGCACAATTCAAACCGATACTCAATAAACTGGCATGCGTTATTGAAGCCAGGAAGGCCTCGGGGGTCTGCCCCGAAAGGGTCCTGCCACTGGCGTCAGTAATTGTTCCGGATACCATTACCGGTATTTTCATTTCATGCGCCTCTTCGTAGTCCGAGATGGCCATCAGGGCAGCCTTGGCATTAAGGGTATCGAACACGGTTTCCACCAAAAGAATATCAGCACCTCCATCCATGAGGCCACGAATCTGCTCATAATAGGCATCCCTGAGCGGGTCAAAAGTGACAGCCCTGTAGGCAGGACTGCTCACATCGGGAGAGAGGGAGGCTGTCTTGTTGGTGGGACCCAAAGAGCCTGCCACAAAACGCGGCTTCGAGGGGTTTAGAAGTGTATAAGCTTCACAGGCCTCACGTGCCAGGCGGGCAGAAGCCTGGTTTAGTTCATAAACCAGACCTTCCATCCCGTAATCGTGCAATGATATTGAGGTGGCATTGAAAGTGTTAGTCTCGATAATGTCAGCACCGGCTTCCAGATACGCCTCGTGGATTTGCTTGATGATATGGGGTTGGGTCAGGGAGAGCAGGTCGTTATTGCCCTTCACCTTTTGTGTGATATGGGCAAAGCGCTCCCCGCGGAAATCTTCTTCCTGCAATTTGTGACGCTGGATCATCGTTCCCATGGCTCCATCCAGTACCAGGATACGTTGCTTCAGCAGTGCTTTAAGGGTATTCAGGCTAGTCATTTTTTTCTTTTTTGTAATTACAGCACTTTCTCTGATATCTTAATAATGTGGTCAACCTGGCCCATTGTATATATGTGGATGAAGGGAAAACCATTGGCTATCAGTTCCCTGATCTGGGCAGTGGCCCATTCGATTCCTGCTTCCTTCACTTGCTTGTTGTCGGAACAGGCTCCAACGGCTTTCACCAGGTCAGGCGGGATGGTCAGGCTGAAAGTCCTTGGCAGCATTTGGAGGTGGTCCTTTATCGAAATGGGCTTCAAACCCGGAATAATGGGGACTTGGATGCCGGCTTCCCTGCAGCGCTTCACGAAGTTAAAGAAAACCTGATTATCATAAAATATTTGCGTGACAATATAGTCGGCTCCTTTGTCCACTTTCTGCTTCAAGTAAAACAGGTCCTCATCAGGGTTAGGCGATTCGGGATGTTTTTCCGGGTAACCGGCAACACCTACCGAAAAACTGGTCCGGGTGGGGCTTTCAACGTATTGTTCGTGGTAAATTCCCTGGTTCATGGCAATGATCTGTTCAAGAAGCTCTGAAGCATGCCGGTGACCCAGGGGGTTGGGTGTAAACCGTCCCGTTATCTTGTCGCCGTCGCCGCGTACCACCAGCAGGTTGTGTATGCCCAAAAAGTCAAGATCAATAAGTGCGTCTTCTGTTTCCTGGCGTGAGAAGCCTCCACAGATCATATGAGGAACCACATCCACCTTGTACTTAGCCTGGATGGCCGCAGCAATGCCAACCGTGCCGGGACGCTTACGCACCACCCCGGGTTTCAGGCTGCCATCGGGCTGCTTTACATACGAAACCTCTTCACGATGATAGGTGATGTTTATAAAGGGCGGGTCAAAAGGCATTAATTTGTCGAGGGTCGAGAAAATGGTGTCTATACTGCTGCCTTTCACTGGGGGGAGCAACTCATAGCTGATGCGGGGGTGCGTGCTTTGGGAAATATGTTCGGGTATGGTCATGGAGTTTGAAGTTTGGGGTTTGCGGTTCAATGTTCCAAGTTAAAATGATGTGTTTATTGCGAGCGAACGTGTCCGCTAACCAGCGGATATTTACTTAAAACCTTGGCATAATAATTCACCTGTTTAAAGAGCAAGGAAACATTGTTCATTGTCTTAAAGCAATCTAATTTTCAGAAACTGGTTGTGATGAAAGTAGCCTGGTTTATGCTGACAAAAAATCAGCAGCCAGGCCTGTGCATAGCCATATGCACCCTGTGAAGAAAAAAGTTGATTACGGGAGTTTGCATTTTCTACTTCGTTTATAATTCCTTTAGTTAAGGCAGGTTTTGGCACCTTACACCAGGCGGGTTGCCAGAGCTTCATTGAGCCTGTTCTCTCTGCTCTTCTTTATAAACCGGTCTGAATAAGACTTAAGCTTATCAAAAGTAACAACTTTTCTGATCATTTGTTTTATTGCATTTTTTGTTTCTGGAAAAAATAATGGCTAAATTTAATGCCTGCAAAAAATCTTGATTCTTTAAATATGCACCCATTATGAAATACCGACAGTTTGCCTTTTCCGTATTGGCCTTAACTGCACTCATGTTCCTTCCTACCTGTTCCGTTAACCCTGTGACAGGCAAAAAGCAGTTCATGATGATGTCTGTTAACCAGGAGGTTGCCATGGGAGCCGAATACGACCCCCAGGTCATTGCCACTTTTGGCTTATATGAGGATCCGGATCTGCAGGTCTTTCTCGACAGTAAGGTCAGGGAAATGGGACTGATCTCCCACCGGCCAAACCTCGAATATCACATCAAGATCCTCGATTCACCTGTCGTTAACGCCTTTGCTGTACCCGGGGGATACATTTACCTTACCCGAGGTATCATGACCCATTTTAACAATGAAGCAGAACTCATCGGCGTTATTGGCCACGAAATGGGCCATATCACCGCCCGCCATTCGGTCAGCAACCAAAGCAAGCAAACTCTCGCTCAATTATTGCTGATCGGTGGAATGATCGCCTCTGAAAAATTCAGGCAATATGGCGAGTATGCCATGCAAGGCATGCAACTTTTGTTTCTTAGCTTCAGCAGGGATAATGAGCGTGAAGCCGACCGTTTGGGCGTGGAATACGCTTCCAGGATTGGCTATGACGGGTCAAAATTTGCTGATTTCTACAAACTGCTTATCAGGATGAATCCTCCACCTGAACAGGGCGGGGTGCCCACTTTCCTATCGACTCACCCCGATCCCGGCGACCGTTATAACGATGTGAACCGCGATGCGCTGCTCTGGAAGGACAGCCTGGACTTTGCCACCTGGCAGGTAAATGATAACCACTACCTTCAAATGATCGAAGGCATGGTCTATGGCGAGGATCCCCGCCAGGGCTATACTGAGAACAATGTCTTCTATCATCCCGAGCTGAAATTCAAATTCAATTACCCTGCGGGCTGGCTTTTCGAAAACTCTCCCATGCAGGTTCGCATGGCGCCACAGGATGGCAATGCCCTGATGATATTCATGCTGGTTCAGGGGAGCAACCTTCAGGCAGCCGCCCAGAACGACCTTCAGCAACTGGAGGTCAATGTGCTTGAAAGCCAGAATGTCACCGTTAACGGGATGCCTGCCATTGCCGTGTTGTCAGAACAGTCGAGCCAGGATCAAAGCACAGGACAGGTTCAAAACCTGCGCATCCGTTCGAATTATATCAATGACAATGGAACGTTTTATGTCTTCCACGGGGTGAGTTTAGCGGAAACTTTTGATAGTGTTTTGCCGCGCTTCAATAGCACGATGGGGAGCTTTGCCAGGTTAACCGATCCTGCCAGGATCAATGTCAAACCCACCAGGATTTACATTAAGCGGGTGCAGCAATCCGGAACCCTCAGTGATGCTCTCCGCTACCACGGGGTCACCACCCAGAAAATGGAAGAGCATTCATTCCTCAATAATATGGAGCTGACAGAAAGGGTGCAGGCAGGCAAAATGATTAAGGTCCTTGGGCAATAAAGACCATAATTTTTTTCAATTTTTCAAAGAACTTTTCCTCCTGCATGGGTGGTAGCACATGGATTTTTCAACAACTTAATTCCAAAATCAATGACAAAAAATGTTTTTCCGGCCTTTTCGTGGTTGATGTCAGGTCTTATCACGATTCTTTTTTTGATATCCTGTCAGTCGAATCAAAACTCTGGAAACGAACCTTTCAGTAATTCTTATCAGCAACTGGTAGAAACCCTGTCATCTCCTGAATTTGAAGGGCGCGCCCCTACCACGCGGGGCGGAAGAAAAACAGTAGCCTTCATCGAAGAGGAGTTCAAGCGGATCGGTCTCCTTCCCGCCAATGGTGACAGCTACCGCCAGCCTGTGCCCCTGGTGGAGGTGACCGGAGAAAATATTTCGCCCTTGGTGCTCAGTAAGGCAGGAGAGGAGTTATCCTTCTCTTATCCCGAAGAAATGATCGTGGGCTCTTCCGTGCTGCAGGACCGTATCGACCTTCAGGAAAGTGAGTTGGTTTTCGCCGGATATGGCATCGTGGCTCCTGAATATGGGTGGAACGACTATAAGAATATCGACGTAACAGGCAAAACTGTTATTGTCCTGGTCAACGATCCGGGTTATGAGCTCAAGGATTCCACCCTGTTCACCGGATTTGCCATGACCTACTACGGCCGCTGGGGTTATAAATATGCCGAAGCTGCCCGCCAGGGCGCCGCTGCCGTGCTCATCGTCCATGAGACCGATCCCGCTAGTTATGGCTGGGAAGTGGTGCGCAACTCCTGGTCGGGCCCCCAGTACCAGGTGGGTGGCGATGGCAACGGCCCCGAGGTCCTTGTCAAGGGCTGGATCCAGAAAAGCACGGCCGAACAACTGTTCGAAAAGGCTGGGTATACCCTCCAGGACTTGAAAACCATGGCTCTTGAGGCTGGGTTCCAGCCTTTCTCCCTGGAGATGACCGCCAGCGTAAGCTTCGACCAATACTATTCTCAGGCTGAATGCTATAATGTGGCCGGCTATGTGAAAGGCTCCGAATATCCCGACGAGACCATCCTCTTCATGGCCCATTGGGACCACCTCGGAAAGGTGGAAGGGCCAGAAGGCACCGCCATTTATCACGGGGCAGTGGACAATGCTACCGGCGTGGCTTCCATTATTGCCCTGGCCGAAAAGTTTGCCGCCATGGATCCCCCGCCCCAGCGCTCGGTGGTGTTCCTTGCCGTGACAGCCGAAGAGTCGGGCCTGATCGGTTCGGCCTACTATGCCGAAAACCCCCTCTTTCCGCTTGAGAAGACCGTCGGCGGCATAAATATCGACGCGGTGAATGTTTACGGCCCTACTCACGACCTGAACGTTGTAGGTTACAATGCCTCGCAGATGCAGGATTATCTTGAGCAATATGCCACTGAGCAAAATCGTGTCCTTAAGCCTGAAAGCCACCCAGAGCGGGGTGCCTTTTACCGCTCCGATCATTTTCCCCTGATGCGCAAGGGCGTACCTATGCTCTATGCTGGCAGCGGGCGCGACTATGTAGACAAGGATGAAGCCTTCGCCGAATGGGCTGAGCAAGATCTCAGAAGTCGCTACCACCGTCCCACCGATGTGATTACCGAGCACTGGGTCTGGGAAGGAATAGACGAAAACCTCTGGCTTTATTTTAAAATAGGGCAGGAATTGTCCACCAGCCGCGACTGGCCCCGATGGCGCGAGGGAAGCGAGTTCCAACCCATCAGGGAAGCAACTGAAGAAATGAGAAGTGAGCGGTGAGACTGTTTTTTACATGGGTTGTTTAGGATCCATCGACAGGGGATAGGGTCCCTGTTTCACCTGTTACATGATTTCCATCCTGTTGTGGATTTTTATCCCCAAATCTACATTCTTCCATTTATTTTTTAAATGGAGTTGTATGCCTTTTGGCCTGTCAATCCCTGCAATGGTTCTTTTCAGAACAAAACGGGTCATAAAGAACATTTTTGGCATAATTTTTTCACATGTAATTCCAGAGTATCTTTTTTGAATTTATTGTTAATCAATTAAAAACCGATATTATGGACAAATTTGAAATTAAAGGAAACTGGAATGAACTGAAAGGGAAACTGAAACAGAAATATGCCAGTCTGACCGACGACGATCTTACCTATAGCGAAGGCAAAGGAGAGGAAATGCTGGGGAAAATCCAGAAGAAATTAGGTAAGACCCGTGACGAACTAATAAAGGAAATTGAATCCATGTAAATCAAGAAATACCCAAATTGAATATTCAAGGCCCGTTTTGGCAAAAATGGTGAAATTGAATATTCAGTAATTGACCAAAAGTAAAAGGGGCTGTCTCAATAAGGTGAGGCAGCCCCTTTTTTGCCATCCAGGAGAACCCCTTCGCCCTCATTTTTTGCTTCTCGACCAACCTTCTCCGCAAAATCCGATACTGCCACCGGCAGGGGAAAGGGCCTTTTCAGGGTATTTCTTTATTCATAAATAAAATTTAGATAACACGTATTTTAGACGTAGTTTAAACGTGTGTGCACGTCTGAACTACGACTGAACTCCGAACCTGGTAAGACCCTGTTAGGACTTCAAATGCATTCAGATTAGCTGGTGATTGCAATGAGAAGTGTTTATGCTGGTAAATTTTAATGCCTTACCTGGCCCCCAAAAAAAATATTATGAATGGGTTTTGCATCAGGGAGAGCTGAGCCGGACAAAATGAAGAGGCCACTCCCTGGTTTGAGAGGACCTCTTCTTAAAACCTTATTTATTTTGGTTTTCAGATTAACTTACCCTGCTGATAAAAACAGGTTTATCTGCTTCTTCAATTATATCTTCAATATTGCTGCCGAAGATGAGCTTCTTTATCTTACTTTTTCCCTGGGAAAGTACAGCGATCATGTCTGGGTTGTTCTTCCTGATGAAGCTGTGCAGGCCACTCTCAAGGCTGTCGTTGTTGACAATATTGATTTCATAATTTTTTAATTCGTATTTCTTTGCCAGGTTATGGAGCTTTTCAATGGCTTCTTCCGAGGATATCTTATTATCGGAAATAACATGCAAGAGCTGTAAGTGGGCATCGAAATCACTACCAAAGTCAAGAATTTCTTTCAAGCCTTCCTGGTTTTCTTCGTTAACATCAATGGCAACAGCAATATTCCTGATTTCACTGACTTCC is a genomic window containing:
- a CDS encoding CsbD family protein, which encodes MDKFEIKGNWNELKGKLKQKYASLTDDDLTYSEGKGEEMLGKIQKKLGKTRDELIKEIESM
- a CDS encoding M48 family metalloprotease — translated: MKYRQFAFSVLALTALMFLPTCSVNPVTGKKQFMMMSVNQEVAMGAEYDPQVIATFGLYEDPDLQVFLDSKVREMGLISHRPNLEYHIKILDSPVVNAFAVPGGYIYLTRGIMTHFNNEAELIGVIGHEMGHITARHSVSNQSKQTLAQLLLIGGMIASEKFRQYGEYAMQGMQLLFLSFSRDNEREADRLGVEYASRIGYDGSKFADFYKLLIRMNPPPEQGGVPTFLSTHPDPGDRYNDVNRDALLWKDSLDFATWQVNDNHYLQMIEGMVYGEDPRQGYTENNVFYHPELKFKFNYPAGWLFENSPMQVRMAPQDGNALMIFMLVQGSNLQAAAQNDLQQLEVNVLESQNVTVNGMPAIAVLSEQSSQDQSTGQVQNLRIRSNYINDNGTFYVFHGVSLAETFDSVLPRFNSTMGSFARLTDPARINVKPTRIYIKRVQQSGTLSDALRYHGVTTQKMEEHSFLNNMELTERVQAGKMIKVLGQ
- a CDS encoding M20/M25/M40 family metallo-hydrolase — its product is MTKNVFPAFSWLMSGLITILFLISCQSNQNSGNEPFSNSYQQLVETLSSPEFEGRAPTTRGGRKTVAFIEEEFKRIGLLPANGDSYRQPVPLVEVTGENISPLVLSKAGEELSFSYPEEMIVGSSVLQDRIDLQESELVFAGYGIVAPEYGWNDYKNIDVTGKTVIVLVNDPGYELKDSTLFTGFAMTYYGRWGYKYAEAARQGAAAVLIVHETDPASYGWEVVRNSWSGPQYQVGGDGNGPEVLVKGWIQKSTAEQLFEKAGYTLQDLKTMALEAGFQPFSLEMTASVSFDQYYSQAECYNVAGYVKGSEYPDETILFMAHWDHLGKVEGPEGTAIYHGAVDNATGVASIIALAEKFAAMDPPPQRSVVFLAVTAEESGLIGSAYYAENPLFPLEKTVGGINIDAVNVYGPTHDLNVVGYNASQMQDYLEQYATEQNRVLKPESHPERGAFYRSDHFPLMRKGVPMLYAGSGRDYVDKDEAFAEWAEQDLRSRYHRPTDVITEHWVWEGIDENLWLYFKIGQELSTSRDWPRWREGSEFQPIREATEEMRSER
- a CDS encoding methylenetetrahydrofolate reductase, with product MTIPEHISQSTHPRISYELLPPVKGSSIDTIFSTLDKLMPFDPPFINITYHREEVSYVKQPDGSLKPGVVRKRPGTVGIAAAIQAKYKVDVVPHMICGGFSRQETEDALIDLDFLGIHNLLVVRGDGDKITGRFTPNPLGHRHASELLEQIIAMNQGIYHEQYVESPTRTSFSVGVAGYPEKHPESPNPDEDLFYLKQKVDKGADYIVTQIFYDNQVFFNFVKRCREAGIQVPIIPGLKPISIKDHLQMLPRTFSLTIPPDLVKAVGACSDNKQVKEAGIEWATAQIRELIANGFPFIHIYTMGQVDHIIKISEKVL